The Verrucomicrobiota bacterium genome includes a region encoding these proteins:
- a CDS encoding long-chain fatty acid--CoA ligase, which translates to MSLNLGVLLANSTRQYGSETALIFEEERYSYDELDSAVRKFAAELIDAGIERGDKVGMMISNSSEFTIAYFGIVYAGGVAVTLNTLLSADEIVYQLTNCEAKAFILHRDCQVAGLAGYGRCETCKTLYLITNGDEDSIPSNARSFSEALQRSEHADVCQTMADDTAVVIYTSGTTGHPKGAELTHFNLFYNAQYIAERMFSIWPKEINLVQPGFVGFGGLPLYHIFAQTAVQNAILLGGGTVTYLKRFTPADAARIIERDKVTFFPGVPTMYFAILHDQACKDADLSSVKFCVSGGAPMPVEVKGKFEEKFNVRIQEAYGLTETSPLATHQPLDETKKIGTVGKAIAGTDMKVVDEQDQEMPQGERGEVIMRGHHIMKGYYKNPDATATALRGGWFHSGDIGYIDEEGDLFIVDRTKDMIIRGGYNVYPREVEEVLYTHPAVMEAAVIGIPHEMYGEEVKAVVSLKPGQKASAEEIIAFCKQHIAAYKYPRHVEIIDSLPKGPTGKLLKRALREA; encoded by the coding sequence ATGTCACTAAACCTAGGTGTTTTATTAGCGAATTCAACAAGGCAATACGGCTCCGAAACAGCACTCATTTTTGAGGAGGAACGTTATTCCTATGATGAGTTGGACTCCGCTGTGCGGAAATTTGCTGCGGAATTAATTGATGCCGGAATCGAGCGCGGCGACAAAGTTGGGATGATGATCTCTAACAGCTCTGAGTTTACCATTGCCTACTTTGGAATCGTTTACGCCGGTGGGGTCGCTGTAACTTTGAATACACTGCTCTCTGCAGATGAAATCGTCTACCAATTGACTAACTGTGAAGCCAAGGCCTTCATACTCCACAGGGATTGCCAGGTGGCCGGGTTGGCGGGATATGGAAGGTGCGAAACTTGTAAGACTCTTTACCTTATCACAAATGGAGATGAGGACTCCATACCATCAAACGCCAGAAGTTTTTCTGAAGCCTTGCAAAGGTCGGAACATGCGGATGTATGCCAAACTATGGCCGACGATACGGCGGTTGTTATTTATACCAGTGGAACCACAGGCCACCCGAAAGGCGCCGAGCTTACCCACTTCAATCTGTTCTATAATGCCCAGTATATCGCTGAGCGTATGTTTAGTATATGGCCCAAAGAGATTAACCTGGTTCAGCCTGGCTTCGTAGGATTCGGCGGTCTTCCACTGTATCATATTTTCGCTCAAACCGCAGTCCAGAACGCCATACTCCTGGGCGGCGGCACTGTTACCTATCTTAAACGATTTACTCCCGCTGACGCAGCGCGCATCATTGAACGAGATAAGGTAACCTTCTTTCCAGGAGTGCCCACCATGTATTTCGCAATCCTCCACGATCAGGCATGCAAGGATGCAGACCTTTCGAGCGTTAAATTCTGTGTCTCCGGAGGTGCTCCCATGCCGGTTGAAGTTAAAGGCAAGTTTGAAGAGAAGTTCAACGTGAGGATTCAGGAAGCCTATGGACTAACAGAGACGTCTCCTCTTGCAACCCACCAGCCGCTGGATGAAACCAAAAAAATCGGGACCGTTGGTAAGGCGATTGCAGGAACGGATATGAAGGTCGTCGATGAACAGGATCAGGAGATGCCCCAAGGCGAACGTGGTGAAGTCATCATGCGCGGTCACCACATCATGAAAGGCTATTACAAAAATCCGGATGCCACGGCTACCGCACTGCGCGGTGGATGGTTTCATTCAGGTGATATTGGCTACATCGATGAAGAAGGAGATCTATTCATTGTCGACCGCACAAAGGACATGATCATTCGCGGAGGATACAACGTCTACCCCCGCGAAGTTGAAGAAGTGCTATACACTCATCCTGCCGTGATGGAAGCAGCGGTCATCGGGATTCCACATGAAATGTACGGTGAGGAAGTTAAGGCAGTGGTCTCTCTAAAGCCCGGACAGAAAGCAAGTGCTGAAGAAATTATCGCTTTTTGCAAACAACACATCGCCGCCTACAAATACCCACGCCATGTGGAAATCATTGACTCCTTGCCCAAAGGCCCCACCGGAAAACTTCTCAAACGCGCATTGCGGGAGGCGTAA